TTCtatctaaagaaataaaaaaataaaagtgacaaaAAGTGGAAATGCATGCTGTGATGTGATGAACACAGTCGCTTGTTATATGGGTCATTATATTGTGTATTGTAACATGGCTTGAACACCATATTTGCCAATCAACAACCATAACATCATTTGACATCAACATCTCACATCCCTTTTTTAGGGGCTACAACCAGTGAATTATGAGTACAGAGAGGGACGGGATTATGAACGCTGTAGATTTCTCAAGCAGGGCTCCTTCGGAGAAGTCTACAGCATCAAAGACAAAGGCACCGGCTTCACATGTGCTGCCAAAAAGGTATTTGTGCCCTCCTTTGTGTCCATCTTATTGTTCTGGCTGATGGCAGAGCTGGTATTCAGATGCAAGTTACTGTCTGTTGATGTTtggtgctcgtgtgtgtgtgtgttttcaggtgcCATTGGTGAGTTTCAGCAGTGAGGAGGTGGGCTCGTGGAGTGCCCTGCAGTCTCCTCAGGTGGTGGAACTCTTTGGTGTTGTGCGTGAAGGTCCTTCCATCATCCTTTTCATGGACCTTAAATCCAGTAAGTGTTCAGAAGTGCCTTCGTAGAGTtatagtggtcaaccgatatatcaccaaggccgatatatcggccgatatttgcacacagtgctcacacgccctcttgtttactgtcattgttaacagttctgtctaatatagataaaagtctgtctaataatcaaatAGAATGTTTAAACAGGAATTAATGTATAAAAgaattataacgattgcttttatattattagtaatagaaaggcaaacattataatactttatcgtttgccgtcagcattaagcaaatacgcatttatataatttaaacaaatctttgaatgactaatgaacatttaatatcagaaaccttgcaaacttagtcgaatccagctgtgagatcttgtgaagtgtgcatttataTCCAGCATCATCACatgttctctgtgtgaattaaatgctttaaactttaaactcgtgatttcagattatgctgcactttatgcattcGCCCACTGccacattcatgtcattttctctgtgtgctgtatgtaaaatgagttttACCTTTGCACTCTTTTCAGGTTCTCTAGGACAGCTGGTGGAGGAACGAGGCCGCCTGCCAGAGGATCTGTCCCTGCACTACCTTCAGCAAGTACTGGGGGCACTAAATCACCTGCATAGGAAGCGCGTCCTTCACCTGGACATCAAAGGTATGACCCTTGTAATCTCAGATCACGTGTCAGTGATGCGCTAAGATATCAAAATTgagcatttttattaaattataaaattactaaaactaaaatgtagaaatatatttaaaaagatccAAAAAcattgacaaaagcacataataaaactagtcgaattaaaactaaaattaaaatgaaaactgaaaatataaaaatgtaatgagctcattcataatatgaaaaaaataataatagtgtaaaattaatttaaaaaataacactgaCGTGTACCGTAACTGGTGGATTCCATGTTTCCTGAGCTGTAAAAGAGTAATATATGTGCAATAAAATTGCCTTCTCTGATTTACTACAGAAAACACTGTTTTCTGAAAaactgacgtttttttttttttttttttacaaatttgttaCATGTAACCATAAGCAAATTGAAGAACTACAGATTTGCTGCCGAGGAAGTTGATTCTAATGCTGTGTTTTGTGGCTGGCTTTAGTTGGTTTTCCGGGGAATAGGATGAGATGAACAGCACCTGGGGTGAGAGAGAGGAGATCAGAGTACAATGTGAGCAAGCCCGGCTGGGAATTTCCCACAGCATGACTCATGTGGTTCAGAGGAGGGGGGAGGGGGAAGAGACGGAGAGATCAAGAGATCAAGAGAAAGAAACCAGACACAGATTGAAGAACTGGCTATATATTACGCAGACGGACACAAGAGATTTAAAGAGCAGCTTCATGTCTTTATAAGCCATTCAGATTGATAAAGGGCAGTTCAattaaagcaaacagtaaaacaaaCTGCTCTACGTTGACATCtacagcgccatctgctgtccaAATAGTCTGATTATCAGTAATTTAatctagtttttttatttatttttcttcaattGAGAAGTTGTGGTTTGCAATGTAGAAACTGAAAGTCTCACACACTCCAGTTTTAACTTTTCCTGGAATTGGCCAATCACCACTTCTAGAGCAGAGACTTATGGGAAGAGATGTGCCCACTGACAAACACATCTAGTCTTATCGGGCATGCATTATGAAAATAGATGTAATGAGACCGTTTTTGCAACGGCTCGCACTTGTATGGGATACTAATTAATGTTAAATAGTAGTCAgatgggtgggggtggggggtattTAAATACCTTGTTTCActcaaatacactactgttcaaaactttgggttaaaaggattttttaaaatcttttcaaaaagaagtttcttatgcacAACAATTacgcatttatttgattacagtaaaacagtaatatagggaactattacagtttaaagtaactgttttctattttaatctattttaaagtgtcatttattcctgtgatgcatagctgaattttcaacagtcattactccagtcttcagtgtcacatgacgcttcagaaatcattcgaatacGCTGATTTGCGAATTATTGCtgcatattattatcaatatcaaTAACAGTCGTAACGCTTAATATTTTGGTGTAAACCATGATACGTTTTCAGGTTGCTttgagtagaaagttcaaaagaacagcttttttctttttttaaatagaaatattttgtagccacttttgatcaatttaatgtgtcattgctgaataaaagtattaatttcttaaaaaaaaaatcttgttgatgCCAAATGTTTGAACGATCGTGTACATAACGTTGGGGTTTTAATCGTATTTCAGTTTCCTGCTGACTATAATGGCCAATGGATGTAGGCAGACACAAGTTGTTGCAAGTGTTTTGtacaataattacattttaaaagctcactttgtgtgttcatgtttgtAGCGGATAACATCTTGCTGTCAGAAGATGGGAAAGATGCATTCCTGTGTGACTTTGGATACTCCGAGAGATTGGACAAACAAGGGCTTAGTTATTGTAAGAGTAAGTACATTTCATTAGAGCCTCAAACACGTATTTCAAGTGAACATAGCCACATACCAAACTCCATTTGTGTGCGTTTAGATCTGAAAGGCACAGAAACTCATATGGCACCTGAGGTGGTGCTCAATGAGCCGCGCTCTTCAAAAGAAGACATCTGGAGCAGCTGCTGTATGCTTCTGCACATGCTCAACGGCTGTCATCCATGGACCCGCTACTATTCCCGCCCACTCTTCCTCAAGGTAAGCTACGATTGGAAACTGTTTAAATAAGTCCTTCCCTATTTTAAAGTCACATTTTATATTGCTCAATGCTTTGTGTGCATTCACCAAACACTAAAGAAGTATTGTTTGGGTTTGTATGATGACAGATAGCAGAAGAGCCGCCGCCACTGAGGGAAATTCCATGTGACTGCAGCTCCTATACAGCAGATGTCATAAAAGCAGGACTGCAGAAAGATCCAATTAAACGAGCTTCTGCCAAAGAACTTTTGGTTAAAACTGCCAAAGCACTTAAAGCAGGTAAGAATAAATAATCATGAAACATATACAAATGcctgtatattatattttatgcaattaaaaaaaaatgtaaaaaaatatttgcagtggGGGGACTTCGCAGCTGTGCGAGAGGAGGACCATATCAGAAGCCACTGGGGAAGCCAGAGAATCCAGACCCCGCCTATTCAGCCACACCCACCACATCCCACCACACCATGTCCTCTGATAACTCTGAGCTGCAGTGGATGAGCTTGGAGCACGAGAGGGAAGAGGGTGATGGGGAATATAATGAGAAGCCAGAAAAGGTAAAACAGTTGAAACAGACAGAGGAGACAAGAAACGATGACCACTGTCTTCCGAAGTCACTTCTCCACATTCAAAACACTTCACCTGAGTCACGGATCATCAATAAGACTGAGCCGGAACCGGAGAGGGAGCCGGAACAAGAGCTGAGGAGACTGGAGAAAGGTCAGCCACCAGCTGAtcatgtcatattcatgtcatagTAGCTGTATTTCCATCCCAGTTGtgaatttttaattaatgtagaAGATCGTAAAAACAGTTTGCAGATTGCTTTCATTGTCATTTCTGGGAAAATTAGTACAAAATAATAGAAATGGAATTTGAAGCCACTTCTTTTAGTAAACGCACTATTGTACAgaagtttgggtcagtaagatttaaaaaaaaaattaacacttttattcagcaaagaactgtttcattgatcaaaagtgagagtaaagacaattataatgttacaaaataacatCCTGAAAAGATCATGCAAAAAAAGTATCactttccactaaaatattaagcagtacaactattTTTTACAtagataataatgagaaatgaatctgaatgatttctgaaagatcatgtgacactgaagactggagtaatgatgctgaaaattcagcttcgcatcacaggaataaatgatattttaaactagattcaaatataatttttattgtatttttgatcaaatacagccTCGATGAGCATAGGAGATTTCTATGAGAACAAATCATACCAACCTCAAACTTCTGAACGATAATGTAGAATAAACAAAGATTTAGATGTGAATTATTTGAGACCTGAGATAATGTAGGATTGTATTTGTTAAATGTGTTCATATAGTAGTTTATGCGAGTTGCATTTTGGTGTCTTCATTTAGCGTTTTTGTTTTCCATATCCCAAACTTAGCAGCTGCTGGTCAATATCCAATCTTGTGATTACAGCCTTCTGAAATGTAGCTTGtaacacttttcactttcactcttTCTGCAGATTTCTGCCTGAGCAGTCTTTCCCTGGCTCATTCTGCTGAGCGACAGGAGCAGCTGCTCTCTTGCATCTATAGCGACTGCCCTTCCACTAGAGAAAACTTTGACAAGAAGGTAAACAAACCCAAGCATCAAGTTCAGTATGCTGAATATGTAGCCTGTAATTCCCCATAACCTGATGTCTAGTAAATGCATTATAATGCCATTGATAACGTGGTGGTTAAATTCTTGACAACCATCACCTGTTGTTTGCTAGTAAAGCATCTCGGTTTAACCAATAACAACTTATTTGaaattcaaaggttttttttctcccccaGGATTCAGGACGTTGGTCAGACGGTCTTGCCGATGACCTTAGCTCAGGCGTCTTTTCTTACAGTAGCCAACAAGATGGTCAGAGCTTCAGCAGGGACTGGCTCGCCCCCACGCATCGACCTCCGCCTCGCTGCTTTGACGGTGTGTGAACAACAACTGATTACTTTTGAGGAATGCAAAGAATCATTACATAAGCAGTGGGTTGGCACCATACCGAACTGTTGGCAGTCCGTAACAGCGTCAGTGAAATTTTGCAATACTTGATATCCCAGGAGAAAAAaacatgtacactactgttcaaatgtttgggggcagttttaaatgtttttttgtttttttttatgtgttcatcaaggctgcatttatttgatcaaaaatgcagtaaaaactgctaaatgttattacaatttaaaataactgttttctaatttactatattttaaaatctaaatgattCCAGCAGTCATTACTGTCTTCAGTGTCTTATGaccctacagaaatcattctaatatgtttttattataaattaccaTACATTTTCCAGGACTCTTTGAATATAAATTTCTAGCACATAACAGTATTTATCTGAAATCTAaatcttttacaacattacaaatGTTTACGGTTACAAATGCATCACATCCAAAAACActtcttgctgaccccaaacttttaaaatgtagtccagtttttacaaatgtttttaacaaaGAAAATATTGTGTGGTAGATTTTTATCCAAGTAATTACTCTATTGTGTATAGTCAGTAATAAGGAAAAAACtattgttatattttatcaagaacaatattttattaatattgttaacaCCAGGAAGTCTAGGGACATGTATATTTTTTAGAAACCAGTGTTTTTGACGTTGGCACATAACACAGTTAAGCTACAGGAACTTCCATTCACACATGCCTCTGGTATGAGATATTTTTAGATGATGATTTATTAGGGTTATATGTGCCATGCTGACATCTGTTCTTTTGTTTCTTCAGGGGTGGATGTTTATATCAGGGACTTTGACGGGAAATGCATTCATATTCGGGAGACGCCCGGGGTGAAAGTAGGCCACGTTGCTAGAGGAATCAGTGATCAggtgaacagtgtgtgtgtgtgtgtgtgtgtgtgtatacagtgtgTTTATGCAGATCacattgttttatttgcattacTCTTGGTGCTTGCTATAGAGGATAATATCTTCTCTTTCTGGTAGATCTCAGAAAACGTGTTCAGTCTGCAAACAGAAGATGGTTGCTTGTTGTCCCATGACAAAGAGGTCCTAGAGAACAGCCTGTTTTTGCGTTGTGTCCCGGCCCCTGACTCCAGCCACTATCATCAGTACGGACACAGCCCCTGCTTCACGCTCGGCCCCAGCTGCAAACTACCATGGAGCTGGAGGATCAGAGAGGGGGTGCTGGAGACTAACGACTGATCTCTCCATCCCCAATCAGCATTCTGttccaaagtacttttttgcaTTGGATTTGTATTCATGAATCTCATCTGTGCTTCTCACCTGTCAAACATTTGAGCCATTGCCATATTATTGGTTTACATTCTTAGTAtgtttaagttattttaactGACCGTGCAGATTTGCTTTTGTTGTGCTGTGTTGTATAGATCATTGTGGGCCTTCATGGAGTAATTTCTTGATTAATGGCAAGATTTTAAAAGTACATGCCTTAAACCCTGAGCACTTATGAATTTGTATTCAATGTCAGTATGGTTTACTTGTGGGACATAACGATGGACATCAATAATCATCGATCTTTCTAAgaatgttttaactgtatttcaaAGAATCCTTCAATAAATGTTGTGTATTGTTGCATTTGTAAACATTGAATGGAGGATCTTATTGCATTAATCATTTGAATGCCAATCAAACTTTTTGGAAGTAAAACTATTTAGCTGAAAGGCGTTGAAACACTACAAAACAGACACATTACATCAgtgcaattttaatatttttttaaatatttctgttaagctttatttttatgtttgagtGCATTACGTAAAATGTGGGAAGGCGTAaaatgtgggaagtcgtggcttaatggttagagagtcggactcccaatcgaaaggttgtgagttcgagtcccgggctggcaggaattgtgggtggggggagtgcatgtacagttctctctccaccttcaataccacgacttaggtgcccttgagcaaggcatcgaacccccaactgctccccgggcgccgcagcataaatcgctgcccactgctccgggtgcgtgctcacagtgtgtgtgtgtgtgtgtgtgttcactgctctgtgtgtgtgcatttcggatgggttaaatgcagagcacaaattctgagtatgggtcaccatacttggctgaatgtcatgtcactttcactttcaaaatcaAAAGTTAGAACGAAGgctatttttttcatgatttaaagAGATTTTTATCTAAAAGCTGATGCTTAAATGCTTTAAGACAAATGGTTTTCTAGAGAATGAGAGAGTTGGTTTGGACAGGAAAAGGAAAAACAAGTGTCTAGCATACTTTTGAACTTCTTTAATACGGTTACATCACACGATGCCCAGAGGAAGCCAAGCTacttgtatactttttttttttttagtaaatagtAATTTTTAATAATTCTCTGCACAATTTCTATATGTTCATTTCTTAGTTTTGATCCTTTACTATTGTGGAAAATGTAATAAAGACTTTCTCTACCAAAATACACCACACATTCACATTGAAATccataaaaacaatt
The sequence above is a segment of the Carassius carassius chromosome 9, fCarCar2.1, whole genome shotgun sequence genome. Coding sequences within it:
- the LOC132149313 gene encoding mitogen-activated protein kinase kinase kinase 14-like isoform X2; this translates as MYENFKMQRPLNSTVPFSHMTQRNIKALNCPGSSPASRTESKGVEADKIDHLSFFQNYLREVMCNGTANYEWTHRTEKQSIIAQAECESQDSQEFCPNGSISSQSLLGAISRSRPRKKRHKKHRRKRGEKSVEVTGVPEQDSGEFHSSSLIQVIDPVCISSSINGAAYSSSGLSTERVSVQETEGPSDSYQWEPQRTSLQSLSSCQSFGQESEELSSPLRSETECPLVYTALRNFVTTEGRCFAYGFVKDVLREERERDEDDREESDKNEGILFKEGLQPVNYEYREGRDYERCRFLKQGSFGEVYSIKDKGTGFTCAAKKVPLVSFSSEEVGSWSALQSPQVVELFGVVREGPSIILFMDLKSSSLGQLVEERGRLPEDLSLHYLQQVLGALNHLHRKRVLHLDIKADNILLSEDGKDAFLCDFGYSERLDKQGLSYCKSKYISLEPQTRISSEHSHIPNSICVRLDLKGTETHMAPEVVLNEPRSSKEDIWSSCCMLLHMLNGCHPWTRYYSRPLFLKIAEEPPPLREIPCDCSSYTADVIKAGLQKDPIKRASAKELLVKTAKALKAVGGLRSCARGGPYQKPLGKPENPDPAYSATPTTSHHTMSSDNSELQWMSLEHEREEGDGEYNEKPEKVKQLKQTEETRNDDHCLPKSLLHIQNTSPESRIINKTEPEPEREPEQELRRLEKDFCLSSLSLAHSAERQEQLLSCIYSDCPSTRENFDKKDSGRWSDGLADDLSSGVFSYSSQQDGQSFSRDWLAPTHRPPPRCFDGVDVYIRDFDGKCIHIRETPGVKVGHVARGISDQISENVFSLQTEDGCLLSHDKEVLENSLFLRCVPAPDSSHYHQYGHSPCFTLGPSCKLPWSWRIREGVLETND
- the LOC132149313 gene encoding mitogen-activated protein kinase kinase kinase 14-like isoform X1; its protein translation is MYGLLSDGFLSSHCANFKMQRPLNSTVPFSHMTQRNIKALNCPGSSPASRTESKGVEADKIDHLSFFQNYLREVMCNGTANYEWTHRTEKQSIIAQAECESQDSQEFCPNGSISSQSLLGAISRSRPRKKRHKKHRRKRGEKSVEVTGVPEQDSGEFHSSSLIQVIDPVCISSSINGAAYSSSGLSTERVSVQETEGPSDSYQWEPQRTSLQSLSSCQSFGQESEELSSPLRSETECPLVYTALRNFVTTEGRCFAYGFVKDVLREERERDEDDREESDKNEGILFKEGLQPVNYEYREGRDYERCRFLKQGSFGEVYSIKDKGTGFTCAAKKVPLVSFSSEEVGSWSALQSPQVVELFGVVREGPSIILFMDLKSSSLGQLVEERGRLPEDLSLHYLQQVLGALNHLHRKRVLHLDIKADNILLSEDGKDAFLCDFGYSERLDKQGLSYCKSKYISLEPQTRISSEHSHIPNSICVRLDLKGTETHMAPEVVLNEPRSSKEDIWSSCCMLLHMLNGCHPWTRYYSRPLFLKIAEEPPPLREIPCDCSSYTADVIKAGLQKDPIKRASAKELLVKTAKALKAVGGLRSCARGGPYQKPLGKPENPDPAYSATPTTSHHTMSSDNSELQWMSLEHEREEGDGEYNEKPEKVKQLKQTEETRNDDHCLPKSLLHIQNTSPESRIINKTEPEPEREPEQELRRLEKDFCLSSLSLAHSAERQEQLLSCIYSDCPSTRENFDKKDSGRWSDGLADDLSSGVFSYSSQQDGQSFSRDWLAPTHRPPPRCFDGVDVYIRDFDGKCIHIRETPGVKVGHVARGISDQISENVFSLQTEDGCLLSHDKEVLENSLFLRCVPAPDSSHYHQYGHSPCFTLGPSCKLPWSWRIREGVLETND
- the LOC132149313 gene encoding mitogen-activated protein kinase kinase kinase 14-like isoform X4 — translated: MYGLLSDGFLSSHCANFKMQRPLNSTVPFSHMTQRNIKALNCPGSSPASRTESKGVEADKIDHLSFFQNYLREVMCNGTANYEWTHRTEKQSIIAQAECESQDSQEFCPNGSISSQSLLGAISRSRPRKKRHKKHRRKRGEKSVEVTGVPEQDSGEFHSSSLIQVIDPVCISSSINGAAYSSSGLSTERVSVQETEGPSDSYQWEPQRTSLQSLSSCQSFGQESEELSSPLRSETECPLVYTALRNFVTTEGRCFAYGFVKDVLREERERDEDDREESDKNEGILFKEGLQPVNYEYREGRDYERCRFLKQGSFGEVYSIKDKGTGFTCAAKKVPLVSFSSEEVGSWSALQSPQVVELFGVVREGPSIILFMDLKSSSLGQLVEERGRLPEDLSLHYLQQVLGALNHLHRKRVLHLDIKADNILLSEDGKDAFLCDFGYSERLDKQGLSYCKNLKGTETHMAPEVVLNEPRSSKEDIWSSCCMLLHMLNGCHPWTRYYSRPLFLKIAEEPPPLREIPCDCSSYTADVIKAGLQKDPIKRASAKELLVKTAKALKAVGGLRSCARGGPYQKPLGKPENPDPAYSATPTTSHHTMSSDNSELQWMSLEHEREEGDGEYNEKPEKVKQLKQTEETRNDDHCLPKSLLHIQNTSPESRIINKTEPEPEREPEQELRRLEKDFCLSSLSLAHSAERQEQLLSCIYSDCPSTRENFDKKDSGRWSDGLADDLSSGVFSYSSQQDGQSFSRDWLAPTHRPPPRCFDGVDVYIRDFDGKCIHIRETPGVKVGHVARGISDQISENVFSLQTEDGCLLSHDKEVLENSLFLRCVPAPDSSHYHQYGHSPCFTLGPSCKLPWSWRIREGVLETND
- the LOC132149313 gene encoding mitogen-activated protein kinase kinase kinase 14-like isoform X3, which produces MQRPLNSTVPFSHMTQRNIKALNCPGSSPASRTESKGVEADKIDHLSFFQNYLREVMCNGTANYEWTHRTEKQSIIAQAECESQDSQEFCPNGSISSQSLLGAISRSRPRKKRHKKHRRKRGEKSVEVTGVPEQDSGEFHSSSLIQVIDPVCISSSINGAAYSSSGLSTERVSVQETEGPSDSYQWEPQRTSLQSLSSCQSFGQESEELSSPLRSETECPLVYTALRNFVTTEGRCFAYGFVKDVLREERERDEDDREESDKNEGILFKEGLQPVNYEYREGRDYERCRFLKQGSFGEVYSIKDKGTGFTCAAKKVPLVSFSSEEVGSWSALQSPQVVELFGVVREGPSIILFMDLKSSSLGQLVEERGRLPEDLSLHYLQQVLGALNHLHRKRVLHLDIKADNILLSEDGKDAFLCDFGYSERLDKQGLSYCKSKYISLEPQTRISSEHSHIPNSICVRLDLKGTETHMAPEVVLNEPRSSKEDIWSSCCMLLHMLNGCHPWTRYYSRPLFLKIAEEPPPLREIPCDCSSYTADVIKAGLQKDPIKRASAKELLVKTAKALKAVGGLRSCARGGPYQKPLGKPENPDPAYSATPTTSHHTMSSDNSELQWMSLEHEREEGDGEYNEKPEKVKQLKQTEETRNDDHCLPKSLLHIQNTSPESRIINKTEPEPEREPEQELRRLEKDFCLSSLSLAHSAERQEQLLSCIYSDCPSTRENFDKKDSGRWSDGLADDLSSGVFSYSSQQDGQSFSRDWLAPTHRPPPRCFDGVDVYIRDFDGKCIHIRETPGVKVGHVARGISDQISENVFSLQTEDGCLLSHDKEVLENSLFLRCVPAPDSSHYHQYGHSPCFTLGPSCKLPWSWRIREGVLETND